One Salvia splendens isolate huo1 chromosome 12, SspV2, whole genome shotgun sequence genomic window carries:
- the LOC121757559 gene encoding protein FAR1-RELATED SEQUENCE 5-like, producing the protein MVLDDMAKKKEMSEAFTYHYEVNESDQLVALFWCDGLMKRNYHMFGDIVSFDSTYNTNMLKLTNVLFTLQYCMIFTLFTGKDNHGSPVTFAAGLVCSEKTGAFAWLFRHFVDCIGVAPRMIVTDQDLGMRSAIEEVLVGTRHRWCMWHILHKVSVKVPNRLLRDDDFKMEFNACVWSDLVEPDEFEEEWNRLVEHHQLEDIVWFNTLYAYRKYSIPAYFMDFPMGSMIRTTSISESENNFYKYFLKPRANIAEFYLNFNHAIEFQRNSRTTLDYHDATAIPILATTLPFEKHASTLYTDSMFKKIQEEIVEDNDRCRVLGFMSGETVDTYKLGDSKRNAYVVRHDKTDDTYSCECKLFGRHGYLCSHIFFLFRNNEVKKSRINTVKADG; encoded by the exons ATGGTGTTGGATGATATGGCTAAGAAGAAGGAGATGTCCGAGGCGTTCACCTATCACTACGAAGTTAACGAATCCGACCAGTTGGTTGCTTTGTTTTGGTGCGACGGTTTGATGAAGAGGAATTACCACATGTTTGGTGATATTGTGTCCTTCGACTCCACGTACAACACAAACATGTTGAAACTAACTAATGTGCTTTTTACGTTACA GTACTGTATGATCTTCACACTTTTCACTGGAAAGGATAATCATGGTAGTCCTGTAACATTTGCGGCCGGGTTGGTGTGCAGCGAGAAAACAGGGGCATTTGCTTGGTTGTTCAGACATTTCGTAGATTGTATAGGTGTAGCACCCAGGATGATTGTGACCGATCAAGATTTGGGGATGAGATCAGCGATTGAAGAGGTCCTAGTCGGCACACGTCACCGTTGGTGTATGTGGCATATACTGCATAAGGTGTCTGTTAAGGTACCAAACAGATTGTTGCGGGACGACGATTTCAAAATGGAATTCAACGCTTGTGTGTGGTCAGACCTTGTAGAGCCGGACGAATTCGAGGAGGAGTGGAATAGATTGGTCGAACATCATCAGCTAGAGGACATCGTCTGGTTCAACACATTGTATGCGTATAGGAAATACTCGATACCGGCGTACTTCATGGATTTTCCTATGGGATCGATGATTAGGACTACGTCCATATCTGAATCAGAGAACAATTTCTACAAATATTTTCTGAAGCCCCGAGCTAACATAGCTGAATTCTACTTGAATTTCAACCACGCCATAGAATTCCAGCGGAACAGTAGAACAACGTTGGACTATCACGATGCCACTGCCATACCCATACTAGCAACTACTCTGCCGTTCGAGAAACATGCTTCAACGTTGTATACCGACAGTATGTTCAAGAAAATACAAGAAGAAATTGTGGAGGATAATGACAGATGTCGTGTGCTGGGTTTTATGTCCGGAGAAACGGTTGACACATACAAGCTTGGGGATAGCAAGCGCAATGCATATGTTGTCCGTCATGACAAGACTGATGATACTTACTCGTGCGAATGCAAACTATTTGGTCGGCATGGTTATTTGTGCAGCCATATATTTTTCTTGTTTCGGAACAATGAGGTGAAAAAATCCCGGATAAATACTGTGAAAGCCGATGGATGA